Proteins encoded within one genomic window of Thiohalorhabdus sp. Cl-TMA:
- a CDS encoding HIT domain-containing protein — protein MALNRYPYQAGHLLILPRGHIGRIQDLPEACRKEMDGWMVKAMNALEDGMGSQGINIGLNQGKAAGAGIAEHLHWHLVPRWEGDHNFMPVLGETFVLPEDPMHTFDCLIQWFLPEEEDS, from the coding sequence GTGGCTCTGAATCGCTATCCCTATCAGGCCGGACATCTGCTGATTCTGCCTCGGGGCCATATCGGACGCATCCAGGATCTGCCTGAGGCCTGCCGTAAGGAGATGGACGGCTGGATGGTGAAGGCCATGAATGCCCTCGAGGATGGTATGGGGAGTCAGGGCATCAATATCGGCCTCAACCAGGGGAAAGCAGCGGGGGCCGGCATCGCCGAGCATCTCCACTGGCATCTGGTGCCCAGATGGGAGGGAGATCACAATTTTATGCCCGTCCTCGGAGAGACCTTCGTTCTCCCCGAGGACCCCATGCATACCTTCGATTGCCTGATCCAGTGGTTCCTGCCGGAAGAGGAGGATTCGTGA
- the sppA gene encoding signal peptide peptidase SppA, giving the protein MTADHRSRRRSKDSKAAWLTGGLLFLIASGLLGIFSGGDSISSRPHLAQVAVEGPIMNAEPTVSLLEKAREASHIRGVLLRVNSPGGSVGASEAIYQAVARLSEKKPVAVSMGGLAASGGYMVALGGDRIFALDSTLTGSIGVIMMSTGVFPLLDKIGVVPRIIKSGRFKDAGSPLREMSEADRAYLQSMVDELHKQFVQLVAKERGMDVQEARPLANGRVFSGQQAQSEGLIDALGGEQTAEAWLRAQAELGPDAPLEELQPPEDWIQELMPAGLIGWLQMRLSPEPRYLYMGG; this is encoded by the coding sequence ATGACGGCTGACCATCGTTCCCGTCGTCGCTCCAAGGACAGCAAGGCCGCCTGGTTAACAGGCGGCCTTCTGTTTCTTATCGCTAGCGGCTTGCTGGGTATCTTCTCGGGCGGTGACTCCATCTCCTCCCGGCCCCATCTTGCGCAGGTGGCCGTGGAAGGCCCCATCATGAACGCCGAGCCGACCGTGAGCTTGCTCGAAAAGGCACGCGAGGCATCCCATATCCGCGGCGTGCTCCTGCGTGTGAACAGTCCCGGGGGTAGCGTGGGGGCCTCGGAGGCCATCTACCAGGCGGTGGCCCGACTATCGGAGAAAAAGCCCGTTGCGGTCTCCATGGGCGGGCTCGCGGCCTCCGGCGGCTACATGGTGGCGCTTGGCGGGGACCGGATCTTCGCCCTGGATTCCACCCTCACCGGGTCCATCGGCGTGATCATGATGAGTACGGGCGTATTCCCGCTGCTGGACAAAATCGGTGTGGTGCCGCGTATTATAAAGTCAGGCAGGTTCAAAGACGCGGGATCTCCTCTGCGGGAAATGAGTGAGGCCGACCGCGCCTATCTGCAGTCCATGGTGGACGAATTGCACAAGCAATTCGTGCAATTGGTGGCGAAGGAGCGGGGGATGGATGTCCAGGAAGCTCGTCCCCTGGCCAACGGCCGGGTGTTTTCCGGACAGCAAGCCCAATCCGAGGGCCTGATCGACGCGCTCGGCGGCGAGCAGACCGCGGAAGCCTGGCTTCGCGCACAGGCCGAGCTGGGTCCGGACGCTCCACTCGAAGAGCTGCAGCCCCCGGAGGATTGGATTCAGGAATTGATGCCGGCCGGCCTTATCGGTTGGCTGCAGATGCGCTTATCCCCCGAGCCCCGTTATCTTTACATGGGAGGATGA
- the lapB gene encoding lipopolysaccharide assembly protein LapB yields the protein MPEYWTGGLLLLAVGIGYVWGRWRTVDPSPEDRSDGSSPSYFQGLYHLLNEQPDQAIEAFLDVARVEPETVDAHLALGNLFRRRGEVDRALRIHQNLIARPNLGRDQRDHAMYQLGLDYQKAGLLDRARQVFTELVERNRQYAPAVQSMVEITEQEREWTEALEWRKQLARIHGQGDPVAESLIHCEMAAEALARNDLSRAQQSIRRAYSVDNTCVRVSTLAGQLHTLKGNDRKAVREWERIVRQQPQHLVLVLDELVAAYHRLGEAEALKGFLRETLQAAEHPSLFAALTIHLAREVGAEEALRYVSEGLTRHPNSAELVNSFVGMWKDQHEAEAECDEILEVIQPYLEQARARQSRFVCTNCGFKSAYMQWKCPQCRQWGTLELQAA from the coding sequence ATGCCCGAATATTGGACCGGCGGCCTGCTGCTCCTGGCCGTCGGAATCGGTTATGTCTGGGGCCGGTGGCGGACGGTGGACCCCTCCCCGGAAGACCGTTCGGACGGAAGCTCCCCGTCCTATTTCCAGGGGCTGTACCACCTGCTCAACGAGCAGCCCGACCAAGCCATCGAGGCTTTCCTCGACGTAGCCCGGGTCGAGCCCGAGACGGTGGATGCCCATTTGGCGCTCGGCAACCTGTTCCGGCGGCGAGGCGAGGTGGATCGCGCTCTGCGGATTCACCAGAACCTGATCGCCCGGCCCAATCTCGGCCGGGATCAGCGCGATCACGCCATGTACCAGCTGGGTCTCGATTACCAGAAGGCGGGACTTCTGGATCGGGCGCGCCAGGTGTTCACCGAGCTTGTGGAGCGCAACCGACAATACGCGCCGGCCGTCCAGTCCATGGTGGAGATCACCGAGCAGGAGCGAGAATGGACGGAGGCCCTGGAATGGCGCAAGCAGCTGGCCCGGATCCATGGTCAGGGCGACCCCGTCGCCGAGAGCCTCATCCATTGCGAAATGGCGGCGGAGGCGCTGGCGCGCAACGATCTGTCCCGGGCCCAGCAGTCCATCCGGCGTGCCTATTCCGTGGACAATACCTGCGTGCGCGTCAGCACCCTTGCCGGGCAGCTTCACACGCTGAAGGGCAATGACCGCAAAGCGGTGCGCGAGTGGGAGCGTATCGTTCGTCAGCAGCCGCAGCACTTGGTGCTGGTGCTCGATGAGCTGGTTGCCGCCTATCACCGCCTCGGCGAGGCGGAAGCCCTGAAGGGATTCCTGCGCGAGACCCTCCAGGCCGCCGAACATCCCTCCCTGTTCGCGGCGCTGACCATCCATCTGGCCCGGGAGGTGGGCGCCGAAGAGGCCTTGCGCTACGTATCCGAGGGTCTCACGCGGCATCCCAATAGTGCCGAGCTGGTCAATTCCTTCGTGGGCATGTGGAAGGACCAGCACGAAGCGGAGGCCGAATGTGACGAGATCCTGGAAGTGATCCAGCCCTACCTGGAGCAGGCCCGTGCCCGGCAGTCCCGTTTCGTCTGCACCAACTGTGGCTTCAAGAGTGCCTATATGCAGTGGAAATGCCCGCAATGCCGCCAGTGGGGAACCCTGGAGCTGCAGGCCGCCTGA
- a CDS encoding integration host factor subunit beta — protein sequence MSAKADTKVAPMTKSELIDRVCEQLDYLTRKDAEVAVNTLFDYLGEQIASGRRIELRGFGSFGTKSRAARRGRNPKTGETVEVPPKQVPFFRAGKSLREQVDQG from the coding sequence ATGAGCGCAAAAGCGGATACCAAGGTGGCCCCGATGACCAAATCTGAATTGATCGACCGTGTTTGTGAACAGCTGGACTACTTGACCCGGAAAGACGCCGAAGTGGCGGTGAACACGCTTTTTGACTATCTTGGGGAGCAAATCGCCAGCGGCCGCCGAATTGAATTGCGTGGCTTCGGCAGCTTCGGTACAAAGAGTCGGGCGGCCCGGCGGGGCCGGAATCCGAAGACCGGGGAGACCGTGGAGGTCCCTCCCAAGCAGGTACCGTTCTTCAGAGCGGGCAAGAGCCTACGAGAGCAAGTGGACCAGGGCTGA
- the pyrE gene encoding orotate phosphoribosyltransferase, protein MAPESQEAYLDLYRDSGALLEGHFLLSSGLHSNRYLQSALVLQDPEKAERLCRALAQQLPDGIEYVVGPALGGVVVAYELARALGALAQFTERKEEAMTLRRGFQLPQGARVFIMDDILTTGTSIRECYEALRDKDIDLVGCGCLVDRSDGKADVAGLPLHALVGLEVQAWEPADCPMCAEGMPVEKPGSRGA, encoded by the coding sequence ATGGCCCCCGAATCGCAAGAAGCGTATCTGGATTTGTACCGCGACAGCGGCGCGCTGCTGGAAGGACACTTCCTGCTTTCCTCCGGACTGCACAGCAACCGGTATCTGCAGTCCGCGCTGGTGCTGCAGGATCCGGAGAAGGCCGAGCGCCTTTGCCGGGCCCTGGCGCAGCAATTGCCGGACGGGATCGAATATGTGGTGGGTCCCGCTCTGGGCGGTGTGGTGGTCGCCTATGAGCTAGCCCGAGCCCTGGGCGCCCTGGCGCAGTTCACCGAGCGCAAGGAGGAGGCCATGACCCTGCGCCGGGGGTTCCAGCTCCCCCAAGGAGCGCGGGTTTTCATCATGGACGACATCCTCACTACCGGCACCTCCATTCGGGAGTGCTACGAGGCCCTCCGCGACAAGGATATCGACCTGGTGGGCTGCGGCTGCCTGGTGGACCGCTCGGACGGCAAGGCCGACGTGGCGGGTCTGCCTCTGCATGCCCTGGTGGGTCTGGAGGTGCAGGCCTGGGAGCCAGCGGACTGCCCAATGTGCGCTGAGGGAATGCCCGTGGAAAAGCCCGGTAGTCGCGGCGCCTGA
- a CDS encoding lipopolysaccharide assembly protein LapA domain-containing protein, whose amino-acid sequence MKRTLSALLFLVVFLIGVSFALKNPQGVQIHYYFGIDLGPFPVSLVVIVVLLMGVLLGGLVASFPLMSRHREVRRIRRRMEDMEQELGRLRKLPLKDEP is encoded by the coding sequence GTGAAACGAACCTTGAGCGCCTTGCTTTTCCTGGTGGTTTTTCTGATCGGGGTGAGCTTTGCCCTGAAGAACCCCCAAGGGGTCCAGATTCACTACTATTTCGGAATCGATCTGGGGCCGTTCCCGGTTAGCTTGGTGGTGATCGTGGTCCTTTTGATGGGCGTCCTGCTGGGCGGGCTGGTGGCCAGCTTTCCCCTGATGAGCCGGCATCGCGAAGTTCGGCGGATCAGGCGCCGTATGGAGGATATGGAACAGGAGCTGGGCCGGCTGCGAAAGCTGCCGCTCAAGGACGAGCCCTAA
- the pyrF gene encoding orotidine-5'-phosphate decarboxylase — protein MTEARSERVITALDAEDWASASTLLERLPMENHRVKVGKQLFTRSGPCVVEELHARGSEVFLDLKFHDIPNTVAGAVQAAAELGVWMVNVHASGGPRMMEAARRAVEGGGSRPWLIAVTVLTSMDARELHSVGVAAEPEEQVLRLARLARESGMDGVVASPAEVPLLRRELGPDFLLVTPGVRPAGSGTDDQRRSATPGQAVADGSDYLVIGRPLTRAEDPRSAWEAIIREMSMADDSA, from the coding sequence ATGACGGAAGCGCGGAGCGAACGGGTAATCACGGCCCTGGATGCCGAGGATTGGGCCTCGGCCAGCACCCTGCTGGAACGTCTACCGATGGAGAATCATCGGGTCAAGGTGGGCAAACAGCTATTCACCCGCTCGGGCCCTTGCGTGGTGGAGGAGCTGCACGCCCGGGGCAGCGAGGTCTTCCTGGATCTGAAATTCCACGATATTCCGAATACGGTTGCGGGTGCCGTGCAGGCTGCCGCGGAGCTCGGCGTATGGATGGTCAATGTCCACGCCAGCGGCGGACCCCGGATGATGGAAGCGGCACGCCGGGCCGTGGAAGGCGGCGGCTCGCGGCCCTGGCTCATCGCGGTTACAGTGCTGACTAGCATGGATGCCCGGGAGCTGCATTCGGTGGGCGTGGCGGCGGAGCCGGAAGAGCAGGTTTTGCGGCTGGCCCGTCTGGCCAGGGAATCCGGAATGGATGGGGTCGTCGCCAGTCCAGCCGAGGTGCCGCTGCTGCGCAGGGAGCTCGGCCCGGATTTCCTGCTGGTTACTCCGGGAGTGCGTCCCGCCGGCTCCGGCACCGACGACCAGCGTCGTTCTGCCACACCCGGTCAGGCCGTCGCCGATGGCTCCGATTACCTGGTAATCGGGCGGCCCCTGACCCGGGCCGAAGACCCCCGGTCGGCCTGGGAAGCGATAATCCGGGAAATGTCCATGGCCGATGATTCCGCCTGA